The Streptomyces sp. NBC_00454 DNA segment GGCCGCGAACTGCCCGCGCAAGCCGGGCAGAGCATCGCCGCCGTCCTCTGGTCCGCCGGCATCCTCGCCTGGCGGACCACCCGTGAGAACGCAGCCCCCCGCGGCGCGTTCTGCGGGATCGGCAGTTGCTACGACTGCCTGGTCACCGTCAACGACCGCCCGAACCAGCGCGCGTGCCTCGTCCCCGCCCGCCCCGGCGACCGCGTCACCACCCAGGAGGGCACCGGCCATGCCGACCTCGCCATCTGACGGCCCCGCCGCCTCGGCCACCCCGGCCGACCGGGCGGCCCCCGCCGCCGCGGCCGCCCCCGCCGACCTCGCCGTAGTCGGCGCCGGCCCCGCCGGCCTCGCCGCCGCGGTGACGGCCGCGGGCCTCGGCCTGCGCGTGGTCCTCCTCGACTCGGGGGAACGCCCCGGCGGGCAGTTCTACCGCCACCCGGCGCCCGGACTCGGAGCGGCCCGCCCCGAAGCCCTGCACCACGGGTGGGCCGCCTTCGCCTCGCGCGAAGCCGCCCTGCGGGAACACGAGGAGGCCGGGAGAATCACGTACCTCCCGCTCCACCACGTCTGGACCGTGGTCCCGGGCCGGGGGCAGGACCCCGGGCAGAGCTGGACCCTGCACGCCGTAGTCGGCCAGGGCCTGGACGCCGACGCCGACCCCGAAGCCACCACTGCCGCGACCGTCCACGCCGGCGCGGTGCTGCTCGCCACCGGAGCCTACGAGCGCCAGTTGCCCTTCCCCGGCTGGACCCTGCCCGGGGTGGTCGGGGCCGGTGGGGCGCAGGCCATGCTCAAGAGCGGGCTGGTGCTTCCGGGCAAGCGGGTGGTCGTCGCCGGGAGCGGGCCCCTGCTGCTCGCCGTGGCCGGCTCGCTCGCCGCCGCCGGAGCCCGGGTGCCCGTCGTGGTGGAGGCCGCCTCCTACACCGGGTACGCCCGCCACGTCCCCGCCCTGCTCCGCAACCCCGCCAAGCTCGCCGAAGGAGCCACCTACGGCGGCGCCCTGCTCCGGCACGGGGTCCGGCTGCTCGCCCGGCACGCCGTCACCGAAGCCCACGGGACCGGGCGGGTCGAGGCCGTCACCGTGGCCCGGCTCGACCGCGACTGGCGCCCGGTCCCCGGAACCGCGCGCCGCATCCCCTGCGATGCCGTCGCCGTGGGCCACGGGCTGGTGCCCCAGCTGGAGTTGGCCACCGGCCTCGGCTGCGCCACCCTCCAGAGCCCCGACGGCACCGTCGCCCTGGAGCTGGACCCCGGCCAGCGGACCTCGGTCCCCGGGATCTGGTCCGCCGGGGAGACCGGCGGGATCGGCGGTGCCCAACTGGCCCTGGCCGAGGGGGAGATCGCCGCCCACGCGATCGCGGGCCGGCCCGTTCCGGCACGCCTCGTCCGTACCCGTACCCGGCTGCGGGCCTTCGCCGCCGCGATGGCCGGCGCGCACCGGCCGGGCCCCGGCTGGACCGGCTGGCTGCGCGAGGACACCGACGTGTGCCGCTGCGAGGAGGTCGCGGTCTCCCGGATCCGGGAGGCCGTCGAAGACCTGGGCGCACGGGACGCCCGTACGGTCAAACTGCTCACCCGGGCCGGCATGGGCTGGTGCCAGGGCCGGATGTGCGGTCCGGCCGTGGCCGCCCTGGCGGGGGAGGAGCCGTCGCCCGACCGCAGGCCGCTGTCCTGCCCGGTCCCACTGCGCGACCTCGCCGGACTTCCCGAGGAACCCGCCGCCGGGCTTGCCGAGGAACCCGCCGCTGGGCTTCCCGTCGAACTTTCCACCCCCGAACGCTGATCAGGCGCGCCGCAACTCTTGTGGCCGCCTCGCGCCCGCTAGTAAAATGTCACACATCACCCTAGGGAGCTCTCTCATGACCCACGCGCACACCCCCGCGCCCACCACCGCCACGGACACCCGCACCCGCCCCTGGCACGGCATCATGGTCGCCACCGCGCTACCCCTGCGGGAAGACCTGAGCGTGGACTACGACGCCTACGCCGAACACGTGGCCTGGCTGATCGCCAACGGCTGCGACGGCGTCGTCCCCAACGGTTCCCTCGGCGAGTACCAGACCCTCACCGACGAAGAGCGCGCACGCGTCGTCCGTACCGCCGTCGAGGCCGCCGGTGACGGCGCCCGCGTCATGCCCGGCGTCGCCGCCTACGGCAGCGCCGAGTCCCGCCGCTGGGCCGAACAGGCCGCCGAGGCCGGCGCCGGGTCCGTCCTGCTGCTGCCGCCCAACGCCTTCCGCGCCGACGAGGCCGCCGTCCGCGCGCACTACGCGGAGGTCGCTCGCGCCGGGCTGCCCGTGGTCGCGTACAACAACCCCATCGACACCAAGGTGGACCTGGTCCCGGCACTCCTCGCCCGGCTCCACGCGGACGGCTCCATCGTCGCCGTCAAGGAGTTCAGCGGAGACGTCCGCCGCGCCTACGAGATCGCCGAACTGGCCCCGGGTCTCGACCTGTTGATCGGCGCCGACGACGTCCTGCTCGAACTGGCCCTGGCCGGGGCCGTCGGCTGG contains these protein-coding regions:
- a CDS encoding (2Fe-2S)-binding protein — encoded protein: MNEATRPRRRSPRDLVGGAPTDTWTLRFDGRELPAQAGQSIAAVLWSAGILAWRTTRENAAPRGAFCGIGSCYDCLVTVNDRPNQRACLVPARPGDRVTTQEGTGHADLAI
- a CDS encoding NAD(P)/FAD-dependent oxidoreductase: MPTSPSDGPAASATPADRAAPAAAAAPADLAVVGAGPAGLAAAVTAAGLGLRVVLLDSGERPGGQFYRHPAPGLGAARPEALHHGWAAFASREAALREHEEAGRITYLPLHHVWTVVPGRGQDPGQSWTLHAVVGQGLDADADPEATTAATVHAGAVLLATGAYERQLPFPGWTLPGVVGAGGAQAMLKSGLVLPGKRVVVAGSGPLLLAVAGSLAAAGARVPVVVEAASYTGYARHVPALLRNPAKLAEGATYGGALLRHGVRLLARHAVTEAHGTGRVEAVTVARLDRDWRPVPGTARRIPCDAVAVGHGLVPQLELATGLGCATLQSPDGTVALELDPGQRTSVPGIWSAGETGGIGGAQLALAEGEIAAHAIAGRPVPARLVRTRTRLRAFAAAMAGAHRPGPGWTGWLREDTDVCRCEEVAVSRIREAVEDLGARDARTVKLLTRAGMGWCQGRMCGPAVAALAGEEPSPDRRPLSCPVPLRDLAGLPEEPAAGLAEEPAAGLPVELSTPER
- a CDS encoding dihydrodipicolinate synthase family protein, whose amino-acid sequence is MTHAHTPAPTTATDTRTRPWHGIMVATALPLREDLSVDYDAYAEHVAWLIANGCDGVVPNGSLGEYQTLTDEERARVVRTAVEAAGDGARVMPGVAAYGSAESRRWAEQAAEAGAGSVLLLPPNAFRADEAAVRAHYAEVARAGLPVVAYNNPIDTKVDLVPALLARLHADGSIVAVKEFSGDVRRAYEIAELAPGLDLLIGADDVLLELALAGAVGWIAGYPNALPQSCATLYRAAVAGDLATALPLYKSLHSLLRWDSKTEFVQAIKLSMDLAGRPGGATRPPRFPLTGEIEAAVRAATEKALAEGLN